GCCATTCGTCACCTGCATGTTGAGCATCTGGTTGAAGTCGCAATCGTAAAGTTCGCCGCGATAACCGACGCTCAGTGTCGTGCGGCACATCAGACCTGACACGGTGGCGGGATTAAAACTGTTCGCCAGCAACTCGAGATACTCATCCCATTTTCCTTGCTCGCGAAGGTCTTCGGCAAACCGCGCAATCGGCTGGTTCGTGACGGTGTAAAGCTGGTTGAACACAATTCCAAACTCACGCTGCAACACTTCCTTGTAGTCGGTTTCCAGTTCGGTTTGCGGCGCAGGCAACGTTGCGCCCAGTGGATTATAGACGAGATTCAACGTTAGCTTTGTTCCGTAACCCACCGCGTTCAGCTTTCGCAATGCGGAGATGCTCTTTTCAAAAACGCCGTTGCCACGCTGCTTGTTGACGTTGTCTTTCGAATAACAGGGGAGAGAGGCGATCACTTCGACTTCGTGCTCCGCCAGGTATTCGGGCAAATAGCCGTGGCCGGTCGTTTCAATGACGGTCAGATTGTTGCGGTCGATGACATGTGACCCCACGGACCGCGCGGTCTCCACGAAATAACGGAAGAACTCGCTCAACTCCGGTGCGCCGCCGGTGAGATCCACAATCGGCGGGCGATGCTCCTGAATCCAGCGGCCCACACGATGCGCGGTCGTTTCGTCAATCATCTCCGTGCGCCAGGGCGCGGCATCGACGTGGCAATGGCGGCAGGTTTGATTGCATTTGCGCCCGACGTTGAGTTGCAACGTTTGCAACGCGGCGCGCTGAAGGGTCAATCCATGTTCAGCCAGTTTTTGGTCGAACTTATTCATGGCAATGCAAAATGATACACGAGCGGAATTGCTGATGCATCTGATTTGTTCCGCAGTGTTGGAGTTCAAGCTTTAGCTTGCCGTTTGGATCGAGTTTCGTTGGCGGATTTCCTGAACAAGCTAAAGCTTGAACTCCAGCGCTGCGGCGACGACTCGCTTTGCAACCTTGCGGGTTTGTGTTGCAATCAGGCCAAGTGGATTTGCAAAAACTCATCATTTTCATCAAAGCGCCACGGCGGGGCGAGGTCAAAACCCGCCTGGCCAGAGACATCGGCGATGAGGCCGCTTGCGAAGCTTACTGCACGTTGGTCGATACGTTGTTGAACCAGTTGGCCGAATTGCCGGAGGTAGAACTGCGTGTTACTCCGGATGACGCGAGCGCTGAGATCAAACCGTGGCTGCGAAGCAATTGGCAGTTGCGACCGCAAGGGCAGGGGAGTTTGGGCGAACGGTTGCAAACCGCTTTTACCGATTCCTTCAATCGTGGTGCTGAGCGCGTGGTCATCATCGGGTCGGACTGTCCGTTTATTACCGCGGACGACATTCACGATGCCTGGACTGCCTTGCACGATAGCGAGGTCGTCATCGGACCGGCCTGTGATGGCGGTTACTGGTTGATTGGATTGCGCCAATTACAGCCGACATTGTTCGATGGCATTGCCTGGAGCACGGAAACCGTTTTTCGGGAGACGCTGCAACGGGCCGAGGCGGCCAGGTTGCGCGTCCAGGTTCTGCGTGAATTGAGCGATGTGGATACTGAAGCCGACTGGCGCGCCTTCCTGGCGGCCACTCCGGAAGCCTGACAGGCCTCTCAGTCTGACAGCGTTCGCCAAGGTTGGGAGTGATGAGCAGGTGACTGGTGAAGAATCTGGTCGAGCACGGAAGTGGTTTGCTCGGCCCGGTGGTGAATGGATTCGATGGCATCCTCAAGCTCGTCGCGGGTGATGGGCAGAATGGACGACAAATAATCCAGCCCGCCACGCTCTGCGAATTCGCGCAGGCGGCGATGTTTCAAGGTTGCGTCGGTGAGTCGATCGTCGGGCGTGCCGATCAATCCAATCAAAGCGCCGTCCCGCGTGTCTCGATGATCCAGCCAGGATTCGATCCAGGCAGTCGTCGTGGCGGACAATTCTCCTTCGGCATGGGTTGAGAAAATAATCAAATCCGCGTTCATCGCCGACCACGCCGCCTCGCGGGCCATCGTCGAATCTGCGAGATAGGTTTCGCGCCACCAATTGAAATCAAACTCCACCTCCGCCCAGAATTGTTGGACCAATTCGTCGCACACCGCCAGCGCCCGGTCGCGGGTGACCGTGTCTTCATACACCACCACGACTGCCCAGTTCTCGCCCGGCCCGGACTGAATTGCATTTTCTTCCAGCTTTGTTTCCACTTTTTTTGAAACCAGGGAACGTTGCGCTTTCCGCGATATTTTTCTGAGTGCTGCCAAATGTGAACGACGAATAAGGGCAAACTCGACCCGCCGAGAGTTTAAGCAAGAAAAAGTTATTCACTTCTTATTCACGACAGAGTGACGATGGTATTGCGCCGTGAAAAGTGATCGTTGATGCTTGATTCGCCTCACTGTGCAAGTGGCGTCAAGGTGCCAGGCGTTCAATCAACCAGCGGCCATCGGATTGTTTGGTGTAAAGAAACCGATCATGCAGCCGACTCGGACGTCCCTGCCAGAATTCAATGCGCGTGGGGGACAACACGTAGCCGCCCCAGTACGGCGGCGGCGGCACGTCTTCATTGGGATATTTCGCCGCAAGCTGTTGAAACTTTTCCTCCAGGAGTTGCCGATGACTCACGATTTCGCTTTGGCGCGACACCCATGCCGCGAGCCGGCTGCCGATGGGCCGCGTTTTGAAATACGCCTCCGATTCTGCGCGCGACACCTTGCTCACCACGCCGCCGACGCAGACCTGCCGTTCCAGGTCCGGCCAGTAGAATACCAAGGCTGCCTGTGGGTTTTCATCCAGGTCTCGCCCCTTTGGACCTTCATATTGGGAAAAGAAAACAAAACCACGCGCATCCACACCTTTCAGCAAGACCATCCGTGCCGCCGGCCGGCCATCCTTGCTCGCCGTAGCCAGCGTCATGGCATTGGCTTCGACGGAAGTCTCGCCTCGCACGGCTTGAAACCATTTGTAAGTGGCAATCCCGAAGCGCCGGAGGATTCCGGCGGGCGATTTGGTCTCCAGTGCCTGTTGAAACCACTTGCCGAATTGGGCCATCGGATCGGGGTTCAAGTCGGCGCGCCTGAGGCTGCCCACATCGTATTCTCTTCGCAAGTCGGCAATGGACATAAAATTGTTTCGGCCTGGCGCTGCTGCTACAGAAACGTGCAGATGTATTCGCAGAGGCCCGATTTGACTTCGATTTCAAATCCGGACTGGCCCGGCAACTCGAAGATTTGACCGGCGGTGTAGCGGTCTGTTTTGGATTGGCCGTCAACTTTCACAGAGCATTGGCCGGCGACGATTTCCATTCCCTCAGCCTTGTCGGTGTTGAAATGATACTTGCCCGGATAGATGAGGCCCAAAGTCTTTTTGGTGCCGTCGTGCAAAAACAAGTTGTGACTCACGACTTTGCCATCGAAGTAAACATTGGCCTTGGTGATGGCGGTGACGCCGGCGATTTCTTCTGGGATAGATGACATAGTGCCTTGAGTTTTTGGAATGGGAGAGAAATGTCAAGGTATGTGTGGTGAAATTGAAGCAAAGCGCACGAGGCGCGCAACTGCGTTGGAGTTCAAGCTTCAGCTTGCTCGGGACGCACGCTGAAGCGTGAACTCCAGCCTGCGCGCGACTAACCTAAGTCGGCGCGGACAATATTTGCGCCCAGCACAAGCGACTTGAGTTTATTGCTGGCGCAGAAGCGCGGCAGTTGTTTCATGCCGCAATCGGTGGTCAACGTCACTCGCTCGGCGGGAACGTATTCGAGCACTTTGCGGATGCGCGCCGCCACTTGTTCCGGCGCTTCAATCTCCAGCGTGCGCACGTCGATGACACCGGCGGCGATGGATTTGTCCTTTGGCAAGTCGCGCAGGATGTCGGTGTCGGCCATGTCGCGACAGGCGAAGTCGAGGACGTATTCGTGAACGTGAACATCAAAGTAGCGATAGAGGATACTCCGGTAGCCGCCGGCGGTGAATCCATGTGCGATGTTGCCCCAGGTGTTGCCGAGACAAAAATGCCAGGAGATGCGCGCCTCGACGCCCGCCACGGTGCGGTTCACGATGTCGATCACCCAGGGGAAATCCTTTTCGCCGGTCAGATTGGGAATCCACGCACCGAGGTCTTCGAGTTGGATGTGTTTCGCCCCGGCAGCAACGAGCGATTTCATTTCCGCGTTGAAGATTTCGCTGAGCGCGTAGGCGAGGTCGTGATAATTCTTGTAAGGCCCACCTTTGAAATGCGCCATGGTGGAGAGTTGCGCTGGCCCGGCGCCGACGCAGCATTTGATCGGCTTCTGGGTGAAGGCTTGCGCGATTTCGTAAAGTTGCACGAGGCGCAACGGGCCGGCCTGGATCTTATCCAGCACGGCGACGCCGCCGACCTCGTCTAGCATCGGCACATCGACGCCGGCGGCCTTGGAACGGGAAGGGTGGGGGAGCTTGGCCGGATCAAAGCCGCGGATGCGCTCGAACCAGTACCAAAGAAATGAGCCGATGCCCATGCTGTAGTCGTCGAACCACATCTGGCCGTCCGTCAGAATGTCCAGGCCGGCGGCTTCCTCGTCCGCAATGACGGTGCGTACGGCGTCGGTGAACGCTTCGTGATGTCGGCGGTCTTTGAGCGCGTCGAGCAGATCGCGCCCCGCGAGTTGTTGAGTGAACCATGAAGGTCGCGGATACGAACCGACCATGGTTGTGGGAAGGAGCGGAATGTTCATATCAGTTGAGGGCGAGGCGCGTGATGCGCTTCTTCTCGATCGCCAGGCACGCGGTCTTGCTGCCGGAGCGAACGAGATTGATCAAGCTCGCAAAGCGCGCGTCCTTGGTCAACCCTTGTTTGTAGCGGGCGTAAATCTGTTGCACGATGACGGCGATTTTGAACAGGGCATAGGCATAATAGAACACAGCATTGCTTACCGTGCGCCCGCTTTTGTGAACGTAGCGTTCGAGCAATTGTTCACGATTCAAATTGCCCGGCCACGTCGTCATGCCGAACGATTGCTTCTGCCAATCCTCCGGATCGTCGGGATCGACCCAGTAGCCCAACGTCGAACCCAAATCCATCAGCGGATCGCCGATGGTCGCCATTTCCCAGTCGAGCACAGCTTTGATCTGGGATACATCCTGTGGATTGAGAACCAAGTTGTCGTATTTGTAATCGTTGTGAATCAAGCAGCCGCCGGCCTCCGCCGGTTTGTGTTCGACGAGCCAACTGGCGATGCGCTGCATTTCAGGAATATCATCGGTCCGGGCATTTAGATAACGCTTGATCCAGCCTTCGACCTGGCGCGTGACGTAGCCTTCCGGTTTTCCCAGATCGCCAAGACCAGCCGCGACATAATCGACACCGTGAATCTGAGCCAGATTGTCGATGAAATGTTCGGAAATTTGCCGCATCAATGCCGGCGTCAACTCAAGACCCTCCGGCGGCTTTGCGCGCAGGATGATGCCCTTGACTCGTTCCATGATGTAGAACGGCGCGCCCAATACGGATTCATCCTCACAATAGGCGAGGGGACGTGGAACTTTCGGATAGACAGCGATGAGATGCGAAAGGATGCGATACTCCCGTCCCATGTCGTGAGCGGTTTTGATTTTTGCGCCGAACGGCGGGCGACGCAAAACGAGTTCCTGTTCACCGACGCGCAACAGGTAGGTCAGATTGGAATAACCCTTTGGAAACTGAGTGATTTCCATGTCGCCGGACAATTCGGGCAGGGTGTGCTGCAAGTAGGTTTCCAGCTTGCTGGCGTCCAGCTCTTCGCCCGGTCGCGTCTTCTGCGGTTGATCGAGCAGTTCGGTCGGCATAGTCACGCGTCGATTCAGATGGAGACCTGCACGCCGTGCTTTTTTAAGTGAATGCGCGCGACGACCGATTTGTGCACCTCGTCCGGTCCATCGTAAATGCGCGCGGCACGTTCGTGGCGATACCAGTACGAGAGCACCAAATCATCGGTGATGCCCAACGCACCGTGCGCCTGGATAGCGCGGTCCAGAACTTTTTGGAGCACGTTGGCGACATAAAATTTGATGATGGAAATTTCTTCGCGCGCGGCTTTACTTCCTTCGCAATGGATTTTCTCCGCCGCTTGCAGCACAAGGAGGCGCGAGGCGTTGATTTCTGCGCGGCTCTCGGCGATCCATTCCTGCACGATCTGGCGGCTGCCCAGCGGTTTCCCTGGCGCGAGGAGTCGAGTCGCGGCGCGGTGACACATCATGTCAAAGGCGCGTTCGCAGATGCCGATCCACCTCATGCAATGATGAATGCGCCCAGGGCCGAGTCGTTGTTGCGCGATTTCAAAGCCCTGGCCTTCGCGGCCCAGCAAATTCTTCTGCGGCACACGACAGTTCTTGTAAACAATCTCAGAATGGCTGGCGTAGTCCTCGCCCGCTTCACCCATGATTGGGGTGTTGCGGATGCGGTTGAAGCCGGGTGTGTCCGTCGGCACAATGATCTGGCTGGCGCGCGCGTATGGGCTTTCGGCTTCGGGATTGGTGATGGCCATTACGATGGCAAATGCCGCGCCATCGGCCGAGGAAGTGAACCACTTGCGGCCATCGATGACGTAATCGCTGCCGTCTTTACGTGCCTGCGTGTCCATCCAAGCCGGGTTTGAACCGGGATAATCGGGTTCGGTCATCGAGAAACAACTACGCACGTCGCCGCGTGACAGCGGTGCGAGCCAGGTTTCCTTTTGTTCCGGTGTGCCGAACTCCATGAGGATTTCCGTGTTGCCAATGTCCGGCGCCTGGCAATTAAAAAGAAAATGACCCAACGGTGTTCGGCCCAGTTCTTCGCTCACGCGGGCGAATTCGGGGAGGGTGAATCCCTGCCCCCCAAGTTCCTTGGGCAGATGCGGCGCCCAGAGGCCCAGCGCCTTGACCTTCTGCCGCTTCTCTTGAAGTTTGGGCAGCAGTTCGCGAAATGGGCGATGAAGGTATTCCGGCTCCAGCGGTAACGCTTCTTCGCGAATGAACGTGCGGATTTTATCGAGAGTTAAGTTCAGTGGTTCGTTGGCCATAAATTGTTCAATTATTTTGTGCAGCCGGGGAAAGTTAAACTCTCGCCTTGGTGATGCCGAGAGAATTTATGCCGCCTACGTGAATCGGGCGGCAAGAACATATTGCGGTAATGACTGAAAAGGTTGTGGAAATGCCTTCGGTTCGGGGCAGGAAACGTTCGCGCAAACCTAGCCGGGTGTGCATCGAAACGCCCACTTGCCAAATGTCATTCTGCTAGGGTAGTTTGCAAGCAAACCAGACATGGATTTTAACGCGGGTAGATTTATGAAAATGTCATTGATGATTCCGAGGCAGGATCGAAAAGGGAGAACCCCCCGCCGCTGCGTTCAGATTACGAACAACACTTTCCGTCCGGCAGCTTGCGATGGCAGGCCCCTCAAGGCCTTCACCCTGATCGAACTGTTGGTAGTCATCGCCATCATCGCCATTTTGGCGGGCATCCTTTTGCCGGCCCTGGCGAAAGCAAAGGAACGGGCGCAACGAACTCAATGTCTCAACAACTACAAGCAACTGTTGCTGGCGCACATCATGTACGTCGGAGACAACAATGACCGGTTAGCCCCTTGCAACTGCGGTGGCACTGGCGGCGCGGCCACCAAATCGTATCCCGCCGGCTGGCTCTATAAACCTGGGGAGTGCCTGCCCAATCAACCGACGTCCGGAGACTATTTTGGCCCGGAGCACGGGCTGTTCTACCCCGCGCTCAAGAACTGGAGCATTTACCGGTGCCCGCTCGACAAGACCAATGGCACGTACGGCGCGTACTACCGGCAGCGGGGCATCAAGTTTACGAGTTACGTCATGAACGGATGCATCATCAACAGCAGCACCAGCTTCGACTGGGACACAGGTGCACAAGGAAAGACGTTCAGGGTTTCCAACTTCAAACCGACGGACATGCTGCTCTGGGAAACGGACGAAAAGATACCAAATTATTTCAACGACGGCGCCAGTTCCCCTGGCGAAGGCCTTTCCCAACGGCACGCCATCGGTGCACTCATTGGTTTTATGGGCGGCAGTGCCGGATACATCAAATACAAGACGTATTTCCAACTGGTGGCCGATCCCAATCGCAACAGTCTCTGGTGTTTCCCCAACTCCAGGGATGGACATTAAACGGTTCGCCAGATTGCCTATGAAGACTCACTTCTATCTTTATGCGTTGACGGGGTTGGTGTGTCTGGCTTCGACGAGTTGCGGCTCAAAAAACAATGTGAAGGCCGAAGTCTCGAAATTGAACGACGCTTTCCCAACGGCCAAATCGGCCCCAGCCGTTGCGCCGGAAAGTGTCGCCAATCCAGGTTCGAGCCAAGCGGTGGATGTGAATGCTGTGGTCAATAGCGCGGTTCAATCGCTCAAGAACAACGATCATGTCGGTGCGGTAACCTATCTGAACACGGTGCAACAGCAAAAGACCCTCACCGCCCAGCAACACATCGCCGTTCACGAAACCATCGAGAAAGTTTACGCAGACCTGATTCTTCGCGCAGACCGGGGAGATCCCAAAGCCAAAGCCGCCCTCGCCCAGCTTGAGAGACAACTTTCACAGTGACCCGGTTACTTGGTTCCATCGCTTTGCACGTAACTGATCAAGTCCCGGATCTGTTGCGGCTCCAGTGTGTCGAGCAATCCTTCGGGCATCAATGACACGGATGAGGCTTTCAGTTCCTTGATCTCCGCCCGATTCAGCACCGTGCGCTGGTTGTTCGCATCAAGCAAGGTCACCGTCGTCGGGGTGGATTCCGCCATCAAACCGTTGAGCGCGCGACCGTCCTTCATCTCGACGTTGTAGCTGACAAATTCCGCCCGGATGTAAGCGCTGGGATCGACAATGTTCGTCAGCAGAAAGTCGCGGTTCTTGCGATCTGCGCCGGTCAGTTCAGGCCCGATGTTGTTTCCTTCTCCAAAAAGTTTATGACAAACGGCGCAAGTCTTCAGGAACAGTTCACGGCCTTTGACGGGATCGCCTTTCGCCTGTCCGAGAATGCTGATGATACCTCCAACGCGCGCCCGTTTCACGCCTTCGGATTCCGGCTGGATTTTGCCCCAGAGTTTTTCCACAAGCTGATTGAGTCGCGCGTCGCGGTGCAACGCAATCTGCCGGACTTGATCGACGGGCACATCCTTGGCGGCAACTCTTCCGGCTTCGACCGCGTTCAAAAACGCGAGCGCCCAAGTGGGCCGGCTGCACAATAAGCCACGCGCGCCTTGTCGCAAATCGGACGGCAATTGCGGATAAAGCTCCAACACTTTTTCCGGGATCTGTGGGTCATTGAAGCGTTGCAAAGCCGCGAGCGCGGCGCTGCGAATCGTTTTTGATTCGCTCCCGCTCAACAGATTCTCGAGCATCGGGACGCAATCGGCGTGGCCGCTTTGCCCCAGCATTTCAATCAAACCGGCGCGGTCGTGCCCACTAGCTTTCGGGTCGGCGACGATTGCAAGCGCGCGTGTCTTTGCCGCTTCATAACCCAGGCGCAAGGCGAAGCGCACCAGCGCAAGCGAGGGCGCGCCTTGACGCCAGAGTCTGGCGAGAGATTTTTCCAGCGCGGGCGGCGGCTCTGAGAGTCCACGGCCTTCCAACGCCTTTTCCATGCCTTGCAACAGCAGCGTGACTTTGGTTTCATCCGGCGCCAGGTCAAGCAGTTGAGCGCAGGCCGCGTAACCATTCTCGTCGGCCTCCGCCGCATAACGCTGCGCCACCCGTTCGACGATGAACTGATGAACGAGCGGCTGTTTCCAGTTTGTGGCATCGGCAAACAATTTTAACACTTCCGCTCGGTTGGAGATTGCCTTGTCCTCGACTGCCCACCATAGCAACAGTGGAATCTGCGGATCATCAACATCTTCACCGCGGCGCAACAATTCCTGGACTAGCGGCAGCGCCTGTTCGCCCGACAACCGTTTGGCGGAACAGGCCAGTTGATTGCGGACAGTCGGACTCGGCTCTGTGCGGGCGAGCGCGATCAATCGTTTTTCAATGGACGGAGAAATTGTCCGCGCGTCGCCCAGCAGCCGAACCGTCCAGGCGCGGAGGTTTTTGTTCGGGTGGTCGAGAAGTTTGATTGCCAGCGCGTCGTTAAAGCCGCCACTGACGTAAAGCGCCCACAATGATTGCAGAGCCAGCCGGTCGTTTTTGTTTGTAAAGATATTCTTGCGAATAGTCGAAATTATCTTTGCATCCCGCCGCTCGGACAGCAGACAACGGGCTTCGCGCACATACCAATCGTTTGGGTTGGCCAGCAATTTGACGAGTTCTGTGCTCGACAACTTGGTCAGATCGAACTTGGAAACTGGTCTTGTTCCGTTGGCTTCAATCTTGTAGATGCGTCCGGTATCGCGGTCCCAGTTGTCCTGTGGATCGACGTGAGTCGCGCGTTGATCATACCAATCTGCGACAAACACCGAGCCGTCCGGCCCAATTGTGCAGTCAATCGGGCGAAATGAATGATCGTCCGTCGTCAACAATTCGCCACCGAAATGGCCAATGAAACTAGAACCTTGCGGTTCGAGCACGTGCCAATAGATCGCGTTGGCGAGCAGATTGGCGGCGATGTAGCGGTTGTTGAATTGGGCGGGAAACGAACCGCCTTGATACATGATTCCGCCCGCGGTCACGTGGCCGCCCTTGAAACCCTTGAAAGGAAGGTGTTCGAAATACCCGAACGTGTAAGGATTGTGCAACGGCCCGTGCTTGCTGAAGCCTTTGACATAGTACGCGCCTTGCACCTGGTGTAACCCAACCGTGTCACCGTAATTCGTGCCGGCGATGATGTTGCCGTCCTCGTCGAAATCCAGTCCCCACGTATTGCCGCCGCCTTCAGCAAACAATTCGAACTCCTTCGTCAACGGATGATAACGCCAGATGCCTTGCTGAAATTCAAGGCCGCGAATGTTCGCCGTCACCGTGCTGCCGTGCGCGCCGTAAAGCCAGCCGTCCGGTCCCCAGATCAGCGAATTCGCAAACGCGTGCGCGTCCTCCATTCCAAAACCCGTCAACAAAACCTCCGGGTCTCCGTCCGGCACGTCATCGTGGTTACGATCAGGATAAAAAAGCAAGTAAGGCGGCTGTGCCACGAATACTCCGCCGTAGCCAAGCGCCAGCCCTGAGGCGAGATTCAATCCGGTGACGAAGTCCGTGAACTTGTCCGCGCGGCCATCACCATCCGTGTCCTCACAAATCGTGATGCGATCGGCGCCTTTCGGCCCGCGCGGCGGCGGCTCGGGGAGTTGGTCGTACTTGGTGCGGAGGTATTGATCGACCTGCACCGCCTTCAAACCGGCGGGCGTCGGATACTGGAGGTATTGAATCACCCACATCCGACCGCGCTCGTCGAAACTCATCGTGAGCGGTTGTCGAATTTTGGGCTCGTTTGCATAAAGTTTGACCGTGAATCCGTCGGCAACTTTCATCCGCCGCAGCGCCTCGGCCGGTGGCAGACCGGCGGCCCGAACCCGCTCAACGGGCGACGAGAACCAAATTAATGCGGACAAAAAAAAGATTTGAAGTTCGCGCATATTTTTTCCCAGACCGATGCCACCCGGACTTAACCAAAAACATTACCGTGTTGGAACGCGCTTGATTTAAGCCAAAAGTCACGCGACGGCAAACTTTTATCCGTTGCCCTGGCCGAGAAACAATCACGCTGCCGCTTCGGCGAAAAACACGTTTGCTTCAGCCCGGGTCTATGGTTTAGTTCCCGGCAATCAATTCATCTATGAATTCTTCAATCAGGAAGTTTTTCTGCGCCGCCTGTCTTGTAAGTGTTTGTTCCCCGCTTCAAGCCGCTGGCACGGTGGAAAACTGGCTCAATCAACCCATCATCGGCCCAACTCAAACTTTGTCCGAAGTCCAGATCTTCACGGAAAGCCGGGTGCCGTTGATGCCCGAAGCCAGCACCGCTCGGGAATGGGACCGGATTGCCGGACGGTTGCGCCGTGAAACGCTTCAGCGCGTCATCTTCCGCGGTGAATCGGCCCAATGGCGTGACGCAAAGACAAGAGTGGAGTGGCTCGATACGATTGAGGGCGGCCCGGGTTATCACATCAGGAAACTTTGCTTCGAGGCGGTGCCGGGACTGTGGATTCCGGCATTGCTTTACGAACCGGATAATCTCTCCGGCAAGGTGCCGGTCAATCTCGATGTCAACGGTCACGACGTCAACGGCAAGGCCGCGCCCTACAAACAAATCCGCTGCATCAATCAGGCGAAGCGCGGAATGCTGGCGCTCAACGTCGAATGGTTCAACATGGGGCAGTTAAAGGGAAACAACTACGACCATTACCGGATGAACCAACTCGACCTTTGCGGCACCAGCGGCATCGCGCCGTTCTATCTCGCCATGCATCGCGCCATTGATTTGCTGTTGTCATTGGAACACGCCGATCCGCAGCGCGTCTCTGTTAGTGGTTTGTCGGGCGGCGGTTGGCAGACGATTTTCATCAGCGGACTCGATTCGCGCGTCACTTTTTCCAATCCCGTGGCCGGCTATTCCAGTTTCCGCACGCGCGCGCGATTCGTGAGCGACCTGGGCGATTCCGAACAAACGCCGTGCGATCTGGCCACGGTCGTTGACTACACTCACTTGACCGCCATGCGCGCGCCGCGTCCGACGCTGCTGACATTCAACGCCAAGGACGATTGTTGCTTCGCTTCCGATCACGC
Above is a window of Verrucomicrobiota bacterium DNA encoding:
- a CDS encoding c-type cytochrome gives rise to the protein MSALIWFSSPVERVRAAGLPPAEALRRMKVADGFTVKLYANEPKIRQPLTMSFDERGRMWVIQYLQYPTPAGLKAVQVDQYLRTKYDQLPEPPPRGPKGADRITICEDTDGDGRADKFTDFVTGLNLASGLALGYGGVFVAQPPYLLFYPDRNHDDVPDGDPEVLLTGFGMEDAHAFANSLIWGPDGWLYGAHGSTVTANIRGLEFQQGIWRYHPLTKEFELFAEGGGNTWGLDFDEDGNIIAGTNYGDTVGLHQVQGAYYVKGFSKHGPLHNPYTFGYFEHLPFKGFKGGHVTAGGIMYQGGSFPAQFNNRYIAANLLANAIYWHVLEPQGSSFIGHFGGELLTTDDHSFRPIDCTIGPDGSVFVADWYDQRATHVDPQDNWDRDTGRIYKIEANGTRPVSKFDLTKLSSTELVKLLANPNDWYVREARCLLSERRDAKIISTIRKNIFTNKNDRLALQSLWALYVSGGFNDALAIKLLDHPNKNLRAWTVRLLGDARTISPSIEKRLIALARTEPSPTVRNQLACSAKRLSGEQALPLVQELLRRGEDVDDPQIPLLLWWAVEDKAISNRAEVLKLFADATNWKQPLVHQFIVERVAQRYAAEADENGYAACAQLLDLAPDETKVTLLLQGMEKALEGRGLSEPPPALEKSLARLWRQGAPSLALVRFALRLGYEAAKTRALAIVADPKASGHDRAGLIEMLGQSGHADCVPMLENLLSGSESKTIRSAALAALQRFNDPQIPEKVLELYPQLPSDLRQGARGLLCSRPTWALAFLNAVEAGRVAAKDVPVDQVRQIALHRDARLNQLVEKLWGKIQPESEGVKRARVGGIISILGQAKGDPVKGRELFLKTCAVCHKLFGEGNNIGPELTGADRKNRDFLLTNIVDPSAYIRAEFVSYNVEMKDGRALNGLMAESTPTTVTLLDANNQRTVLNRAEIKELKASSVSLMPEGLLDTLEPQQIRDLISYVQSDGTK